In Besnoitia besnoiti strain Bb-Ger1 chromosome I, whole genome shotgun sequence, the genomic window GCGCTTGCGTCtgcatacgtatatatatatatatatatatatatatatatatatatatatatatatatatatatatatatatatatatttgtgagcgtatgcatgtgtggaTGCTTCTGGGTGACGGATGGGCGTCCTGGCCGCTGACCTTGCTGGAGAAACGTCCACAActgggcgaggccgcgggggtCGTcgaggctcgccggcggctcgTCGCCAGGCAGGTGGATGTAGCAGCCGACGACGTCGCCCTCCTTGAGGCCTTCGTCGACTTCCTCCCAGGGCGGCAgagcctcgtcctcgtctaACCACCTggagggcggcagaggcccGTCCCCGTTCTCACAGGCCTCTGTCGCCCTGACCTGCCTcccgctggcgccgcagacactGTCTCCGGCTGGGGCtccagccgcctccgcgtgcagGCCGTTGTCCCCCGTCCGACCGTCGGTGTCTCCTTGGCTGGGCGACATCTGGCGAGCGGCCCcaggcgcgacaggcgcctTCGGGACTTGCGTtctcgccgcgtcttcggGCGGCCTTGTTTTCGCCCCGCTCGATAGCAAACGCACATGCGCCGAGCCGGCCTGCGGCAGAAGGaacccgcggcggagacgttTTCGCTTGCCCGAGTTCACGACGAACAATGAGTGTGAATTGCCCCCGCGGCTGAGGCTCCTTCGTCGTCTacggccgccctcgccgtcgtcttcagcCTCGTCAGCGTCCCGCTGCTGTCTCGCGAGAGCGATGGCCTGCGGAAGCAAAGCccacgaaggcgcaggcgacgcagagaaacgatatgaaggcgacgaagagggaggCAGGGCGGCTGTCGTGGCACACGCAGGACAGAGCGGTGGAGTCGCGTGCGAGgtcgagggcgccgaagcgTGAGAGAGAGCGGTCGTCTTCCCCGCTCGCAGAGAAGCGCACGGCAAAGCAGAGAGGGACGCTCTGCTTGCGGCTCCGGaagtctgcgccgcaggggaCGGCTCGCGAAACGCATGCGGAGAGTACGAAGACAGAGCGTAGCCGAAGCAGTTCGTCCCAACCGGCGCCAGAAAATTCGACAGCCGCGAGCCCcagccgacgcggacgcagggCGCTACGCCGTCGATCCCGTTCGAGAGAAAGCTCTCGGGGTGTTCCTGAAGAAAAACGGAAGGCAAAGAGATCCTGGAAATCCACACCCGACTCGCCCGGtgcggcggaaggcggcaCACCTCCTCATGTCCATGCACAGCCCAGATAAAGCATCCACAGCGAAAAAACGACTTCGAAAGAACGAAGCTGCAAGTGGCTTGCGAACGGTCCACAGGCGGCCACACAGCACACTGGCAGGATACACAGGAGAAACGGCAGACAGCCCGCGAAGACAGTTGGTCGGTTTCTCGGCGCCACGTACCTCGAGGACGTTCTTGAGAGTTCTGCAGATGCCCCAGCCGACGACAGGGGAGGTCAGCGGTTCCCCGGCTGCGACTTTCTGGCGTTTGTCTTCTTTCTCAGCACGCGATTTTCCAAACTCCCGCGCGTCACCTTTCCTCCGGACCCGTTTCCTTGAGTCCTTCTTCGCATCCTCTCCGACCTCCGCcattctctcctcttcttcttcgccttcgtcccgCTCAGATTTCCCTTCCGGTGCCCTGGaagcctctgcgtcgcgcgcctctcccagccgcgcctccgcgtctgcatcCAGCGTCTGCTCCTggctccgctcgccgccgtccgtGGCGCCGTTGGCCTGATCGCCTTCGCTCTTCACCTCGCGCCCACatgcctgcggcgcggcgcgcgggccttccgcgggcgagaagggagcccgacagcaggcgcagacaagcgaccgcgcggagacagtgcaggccggcgaagcggcgcggcgcccagaggcgtcgcccgcggctgcctgcggTCGCACGGCaaacggaggcgcagcggctgacGGTGAATCTGAGCACGACGAAtacgacagcgaagagaaggcggaagacggGAGCGAAGAAAAGGTGGAAGCTTGCAAAGACTCGAATGTGGGCAGCGAGGATGCAGAGTGCatccgaggcggcgggcgccaggtcaaagaggaggacgaggaagacgaagagagcaaCGGAcgggcagaggccgcagagccAATGGTGACCTCGAAATACCAAGAGCCTtgccggcagcagcagcgagccaGCGCAGTCCCCCAGTTCTTGTTGCCTGAATGCCACAGCGCCACAAACCATACACACGTTCTACTTCATCCAGAAATCAACACATTTTCGAAACAtacccgcgcgccgcgcgtctctccccgAGCTGCATTCAGTCGCCCTCACTCTCTCTGTGCGCATTTGCTGACCTCTCCCGACGACGACAGAATCCGCCCCTCTACCCCCTCGTATgcgctgcgacgcgcctTCGTCACATGGCACCGCCGCGGTGTgctttccgcgtctccgtcctcACCTGTGACTGTGAGTCTGTCGGCTGAGAGCCGGACGTTGGCTGAGTATCTCGGGTCGAAGGTGTGCTCGGCGAACTCTTTTCTGAGAGGCAGCCCCAGGCggcgggcctctgcgcgcaggTTGGAGAGTTCGGTCTCCTCCTTGTcccctccctcgtcgccgtctctcgcgcgctcgcgcttcttctcgcgctttttctccttcccgccgacgacgcccgTCGGCCGGCTGcctttcttttttccgctggcggaggcgagcgccgcggagcgctgcggcgcaccggcagagacgccgcaagCGGCGGTCGCCCGCGAGCCGCTCTGAGCCTGCTGGGCTGTGTCTgccccctgcggcgcggcagcttgccgccgcgcctcgcgcatgcgcagccgtTTGCTTCTCACTaggccctgcgcggcggtgTCGCGCGCGGGTGAGGCGTCACTGGAAACCGAGTCGTGGAGCGAAGCGTGCGCGCAGTGGGCAACTCGCGTGGCGAGTAGGCGGGCTCGCGTCCCGTGGGTGCGTTCGCCTTCGGCGTGTGCGCCGGGCTTCAGGCCTTCTTCGTTCTGATGGCTCGCCTTGCCATGAACCGCCGTCTCATGTGGTGTGGCGTCctcggcagcggcctcgtctAGGGGGCGGGAAGCCCGCAGTTCGCCCTCcatctcgcctctctcgccgccttcacgcgagcgcgagaacgACACTGGGGACaaggccgctgcgcggcaggcagcgggaagcgccggcgaggaagcagaatcggccggcgaagaagcgaaaggaCTCACGGGCTGGGGAAAAGAAGCACAGGCCGCCGCAATCGGTGGCGAGGGCTcgaaagcgcgagaagggGAAAGGCGAGAAAACAAATGACACCACGCGGGGGAAGgctcggcggaggagcctgGAGAGCATCCAGAGGCTGCGGAAGGAGGTAAATCAGAGGGGTCCCCTTGTAGAGGAGAGAAATGAAACAGTTGGATGTAACTAAGCGTCCTGCCGCCgttgtctctcctctcgctgtcttcgccCCCGCAGCGCGCACTCTTGTCAATACAAGAAAGCCACAACGCaaacgaagaaggaaaggacgccgcagaccgcCGCGAGACACTTGCGGCGtgcggccgccacgcgctctgccttcgcctcttctcgctccaGCGTCGATTGGGCGGCGACACAAGAGAGGGACttgagcgcgacgcgccgacgCAAAAAGATGTAGACAGGtgctgcgaaggcgacgaagcagacgaaaCAAGCGCACTCGTTGCGacccgaagaggaggcgaggaactaaggcgcgccgaagagaTCGGTAAAAAGCGTCTTCTCCGgttgcctcgctcgccgatCGCGCTCGGCTCCATCGCGGCGCAAGGCAGCAGTCTGTACCTGGTGTACAGCttgcgcgaagaagcgcgaaaAAGAGAATGGAAAACACCGAACGAAGATCAAAAGAGGCAGAAGATACCTCGACCGCGGAATGGCGACGGCAGAGGACCGGCGAAAAAGGGAGCGTGTGCACGCGCAGGAGAAGGGAAGCgtcgctccctctctcgtgTCCACGGCGGGTGCGGGCGCGCTACTACGTATCTCCGCGTTGCAAGCTCAACATGATTCGCCCGATGGCGCTTCGCAGGAAgaacgccgcgagagagcatTCGTAAAAGGGGAAACCAAGAAACGAGAGATTCACAGCGCGGCCCCGAGCAACGAGGACTGCCGCGATGTGCCTAGTTGGCGGCGTCAGCGTCAATGCCTGCCGCACCGCAGACAAAATATGTGGATAAAAACCCAGAGCATTCCCTCTTTTGACCACACACACCTGTGAGGATGGCGTGAGGTGTTCAGTCGATAGAGCTTAGCGCCACAAATGAATcgcgagaggaaaaaggCAAAGTCCCTCTTGCTGATGGAGTcttggctgccgcagcggcgaagagagccgcgaggggaaggagggagacaggGGGGATGCCTCGGCTATAGAAGCGCGGAGAAACTCCTGGAAAacaggaaagaaaagaaTGACGCGGGAAGAGGGCGCACAAAACAAGGAACGTTCGCCGTCCAGACGATAGGCTTGCCGCATCCGCACACCGGCGCCGGCTGGGGGGCCTCTGCGTGGAAGAAGCCTCTTTTCTGCATAGTCGCGGCCAGAGGAAAGTCGTTGAATAGACACTAGAGAAAAGATTAGAGAAGGAAGGAAACACGAAAAGGACTCCCAGCAGACTGCGGCCCGTCAAATGCGGAAAAGCAGACGGGGACATGCGTGAGTCGCAACCGCGCGCGCAACTCAGAAGACAGATGAGGCAGCCAGACGCCCATCTCCCCCGCTGGCGCACACAGAAGACGGATTCAGCGGGACCTGACTCTCGCTCTTCCTTCCTCTATTGGATTTCGAAAAGAACAACGCTTTCCACATCTAGTAAATGCAGTTTTCTGAGTAATGCACTATTTGCACTACGAACggatataaatatatatatttagtCGCACTCCGTACAGAGTCGCGGACTTCGCGGGTGAGCGAGCTGGCATACATATACGCTCGATTTTGCTAAATCTCACGCCCATCCAGGAGCGTTTGTTTCGTGGACTTCTCGTGAACGAGGAGATTGCTTTCGGCGGTTGGCTCCTTCTTGATCGTATACGGCGACGTCGAAGGCGCCCCGTAAACTTTGCTGAAGGAAAGTTCGCCCAGTCATCCACATCAATCGGGCAAGGCCCTGCTTCTTTCTGCAGTCGTGCTAGTGCACCCTCTTTGTGCCGAAAAGGACTTTTTCAAGCGGCACACAAAGAAAACCTCCACTCATGCCAGAGTAACCAGAAGACCAATACGGAGAGCCATAGGCTCTGAGGCAGACTACTGCGCCCTCTTTGGCGAGCTCACGCGACTCAACAGTGGGACTAGagggctgcgctgcgcgcgaaacatatatatatatatatatatatgaacatCTATATCAATATATAGttatatgtatctatatgtgATTCATCGTCACGTTCTACACATACTCAACACATGATACGCATACGCGATAAAACAGGCGTTTTCTCACTTCCCTCCGTTATTCTTCTGCTGGTCACCTCGGGGGTGGGCGGGCAGCTGAAATCGAAGACTTGCGTTTGAAGGCTAGATGCAGGCTGACGCTGTCGTCGACAGACAGCCCTTGGTACAGCATTCGAGATTTCGTTGCCAACGATTTGCGCGATGAAGGCCTACGGAGACtcaggcgtctgcctctgtgtAGCGGACTCGACTACGTCATCATTTGCTGTCGGAATGAGTGTCTCCCATATGAGCCTGCGCATGCCCTCTTTGATGGTGCGATGGGCGTCCGCTATCGCTATCGCCTGTACATTTCTCGTCTTCGATTTCGGCGAACTCTTCGGCATACAGAACCTCCCTCCCTCTGTGACCGTAAGTCCCTTCGCCCCGCCTCCGTTCCCCTCGGTTTGGTGACGCTTTTCCAGCGCCTCTCTGACGTCGGCTGCGCTGCTTCATTGGCCTATGAAGGAGGTGTGCCAATCTCGATatgccttttctctctgcttttttcGCGACGTCTTCCTTCGCGCGTGTTAGCACTCAAGCCTAGGTAGGTCGGCTTGAGCTCTCTGTTGGCCTAGCCGAGTCACGAGCGTCAAATGAAACGCGCACCTTTCCCTCTCAACCTCCTTGCCACCCCAGTTTTTAATGGATTTATCACTCGCTAGCACTCGTGCGAAGCCTTTATGGCGAgctcttctctttttttcctccGCGGGTCTGCtttgccggcgcgccgggtCCGTGCGCAAAGTCGGGGTCACAAAGGCCCCCGCCTCTTGTCTTGTGGAACGGACAGGagttttctgcttttctgtGCGGCGCTGCTTCAGTTTACCCCTCGTTTTCatcgctttctcttctttcctctccggCGTGGTGTTTCAAAGTTCCTTCTCAAAGAAAAATCCGGGGGGTTCGTCTTCGGCCTGAGAAATCGAGGTGTGCGGGAAAAAGCAGACACTTCGAACCTCGGCCGTCTTTGCGACAGGGGACGGGAAACCCTGCATTTTCCTGTTTTTCGCTGTTCTCCTCGACTTTTGGATTCTGCTACGGCGGTGTAGATGTGTTCGCGGGCCTAGCGACTCTCGCTCCTGAAGTGCCGCGACGTCCTCTGGCGTGTCTGTATTCGTTATCATCATACATGACCTTACACACGTGTGGATATGGAGTTACAGATAGTTCTATGTCTGCGCACATTTACATTCCACTGTGTATCTGCGTAACTTGTCCTCCCCGGGCAGGTGACATCAGCCTCCGCTTTGCAAGCCTCACATATGCGCCCTGGGCGCTGAGTGCTGTTGAGACCTTTCCGCGGAAGGATGTGCAGCACACGCTTCGTTTTTTACCCTGTGGCAAACTTGTTCCCCTTCCGGGATCGCCACCGGCGtagcagacgcggaggaatGTTTCTGCTAAGCTCACGTAACGTGCTCACCTTCCTCCCGCTGTCACCTTCCTCGATGCCGCTATGCCGCGCGAGTCCCCCTCGTCTTCATCGCCTAACTCCGACCCTCCTCTTcagtctctgcgccgtctgACAACCTCtacgccttctcgcgccctAACGCCGAAGTTTCGACTGCCAAAGGGATCGGAcgcggtctcctcgccttctcagcCTTCGGCTGAGTCGCGTTCGTCCTCCTTTCGtcccgccttcgcgtcgtcttctgcatCATTAA contains:
- a CDS encoding hypothetical protein (encoded by transcript BESB_001420); protein product: MEPSAIGERGNRRRRFLPISSARLSSSPPLRVATSALVSSASSPSQHLSTSFCVGASRSSPSLVSPPNRRWSEKRRRQSAWRPHAASVSRRSAASFPSSFALWLSCIDKSARCGGEDSERRDNGGRTLSYIQLFHFSPLQGDPSDLPPSAASGCSPGSSAEPSPAWCHLFSRLSPSRAFEPSPPIAAACASFPQPVSPFASSPADSASSPALPAACRAAALSPVSFSRSREGGERGEMEGELRASRPLDEAAAEDATPHETAVHGKASHQNEEGLKPGAHAEGERTHGTRARLLATRVAHCAHASLHDSVSSDASPARDTAAQGLVRSKRLRMREARRQAAAPQGADTAQQAQSGSRATAACGVSAGAPQRSAALASASGKKKGSRPTGVVGGKEKKREKKRERARDGDEGGDKEETELSNLRAEARRLGLPLRKEFAEHTFDPRYSANVRLSADRLTVTGNKNWGTALARCCCRQGSWYFEVTIGSAASARPLLSSSSSSSSLTWRPPPRMHSASSLPTFESLQASTFSSLPSSAFSSLSYSSCSDSPSAAAPPFAVRPQAAAGDASGRRAASPACTVSARSLVCACCRAPFSPAEGPRAAPQACGREVKSEGDQANGATDGGERSQEQTLDADAEARLGEARDAEASRAPEGKSERDEGEEEEERMAEVGEDAKKDSRKRVRRKGDAREFGKSRAEKEDKRQKVAAGEPLTSPVVGWGICRTLKNVLEEHPESFLSNGIDGVAPCVRVGWGSRLSNFLAPVGTNCFGYALSSYSPHAFREPSPAAQTSGAASRASLSALPCASLRAGKTTALSHASAPSTSHATPPLCPARGGNSHSLFVVNSGKRKRLRRGFLLPQAGSAHVRLLSSGAKTRPPEDAARTQVPKAPVAPGAARQMSPSQGDTDGRTGDNGLHAEAAGAPAGDSVCGASGRQVRATEACENGDGPLPPSRWLDEDEALPPWEEVDEGLKEGDVVGCYIHLPGDEPPASLDDPRGLAQLWTFLQQGLLCDVTNDSTLPRAVRYPKSFVSFSLNGALFPRCFHDINTAEFHPAVSVFNGASATINLGPDFQFLSGRERAIFRPACELGISMYPLKLDLVKFWLLSAQSEIVVDPETQCAYRRQRTLAEVDGDWDRARTFARMAATGGRLEFTTTEERRKEERRKHARSAVGAAGESTTDAPLEDTPREPDGEAPAKEAKEQQDEDAAAWLSGVPWKDAAPLGSSLSSLGDNAAAAVSFALSAAGAAAVHAAAGASPASSLATKFALLGRSCS